From Camelus ferus isolate YT-003-E chromosome 18, BCGSAC_Cfer_1.0, whole genome shotgun sequence, one genomic window encodes:
- the BRAT1 gene encoding BRCA1-associated ATM activator 1 isoform X10, producing the protein MRGPAEGHPSPQGCDWPACAQKIVCHVEDSLRSTATLQVTQALNVLTTTFGHCHSPWTQGLWVRLSPLVACLLEKDPIPASHSLVDLLLSVARSPVGSSDCGLWETLAQTLSHLSPTQAGPLALGILKLQDCPQALKTQAFGVLLQPLACVLKAAAQAPGPPGFPEGATGDSITVDTFLSSKSACVGLLCQALAHLELLQLLPQRPSPWPQAPLLRAAVAILRFCHGSAAPTSDVGGHLCAVLAGCVRVQRAALDFLGTLSQGTGPQELVTQVFAVLLEYLTSPDSSPMVLKKAFQATLRWLLGSPKAPSCCDLDPHTQLFLGELLPVLRKRLCSPCWEARDSGLEFLTQVTRHWGGQAAFRHALLASEVPELTGQLLRDPESYVRASAVTATGQLSSWGLYATPTGPEHPEVQQESLFTELLHILSTDSEGFPRRAVMHVFTQWLKDGHADVAEDLEQFVARVLQAASQDLDWEVRAQGLELALVFLEQLLGQPGSRCPYAVALPEAAPPATLAQVLQALCRVQLFEFALRALFDCDRPVAQKSCDLLLFLKAKATPCGGPQEAGASPDVVSVEAALQRWQAGEQGQPLGELEPEAVMAVLRSMDLEGLRGMLAKSSDHMEKSPQSLLQDMLATVGVLGENEADCY; encoded by the exons ATGCGAGGCCCAGCTGAGGGACATCCCAGCCCCCAGGGGTGTGACTGGCCAGCGTGTGCCCAGAAGATTGTGTGTCACGTCGAAGACTCCCTGCGCTCCACAGCCACCCTGCAGGTCACGCAGGCCCTGAACGTCCTGACAACCACGTTTGGGCACTGCCACAGCCCATGGACACAGGGCCTCTGGGTGCGGCTGAGCCCCCTCGTGGCCTGTCTGCTCGAGAAAGACCCCATCCCAGCCTCACACTCGCTTGTGGATCTCCTCCTCAGCGTGGCCCG TTCTCCTGTCGGGAGTTCTGACTGTGGCCTGTGGGAGACTTTGGCACAGACTCTGAGCCATTTGAGCCCCACACAAGCAGGGCCTCTGGCTTTGGGGATCCTGAAACTGCAGGACTG TCCACAGGCACTGAAGACCCAGGCCTTTGgtgtcctcctccagcccctggcctgtGTCCTGAAAGCTGCTGCTCAGGCCCCTGGACCTCCAG GTTTTCCAGAAGGGGCCACAGGCGACTCGATAACAGTGGACACGTTTCTCTCCTCCAAGTCGGCTTGTGTGGGTctcctgtgccaggccctggcccACCTGGAGCTGCTGCAACTGCTG ccccagcgcCCCTCGCCCTGGCCCCAGGCGCCCCTGCTTCGGGCTGCAGTGGCAATACTGCGCTTCTGCCATGGCTCAGCAGCCCCCACCAGTGACGTGGGGGGCCACCTGTGTGCGGTCCTGGCAGGCTGTGTCCGGGTCCAGCGAGCGGCCCTGGATTTCCTGGGGACGCTGTCTCAGGGGACGG GCCCCCAAGAGCTGGTGACGCAGGTGTTTGCCGTCCTCCTGGAGTACCTCACAAGCCCTGACTCCAGCCCCATG GTTCTGAAGAAGGCCTTCCAGGCCACACTCAGGTGGCTCCTGGGCTCCCCCAAGGCCCCCAGCTGCTGCGACCTGGACCCCCACACCCAGCTGTTCCTCGGAG AGCTGCTCCCTGTGCTGCGGAAACGGCTGTGCAGCCCCTGCTGGGAGGCCAGGGACTCGGGCCTCGAGTTCCTGACCCAAGTGACCAGACACTGGGGAG GGCAGGCCGCCTTCAGACATGCTCTCCTTGCTTCAGAGGTGCCTGAGCTCACCGGGCAGCTCCTGCGAGACCCTGAGAGTTACGTCCGCGCAAGTGCAGTGACTGCCACAGGGCAGCTGTCCAGCTGGGGGCTGTACGCCACCCCCACCGGCCCAGAGCACCCAGAGGTCCAGCAG GAGAGCCTGTTCACGGAGCTTCTGCACATCCTCTCCACGGACTCAGAGGGCTTCCCCCGCAGGGCTGTCATGCACGTCTTCACCCAGTGGCTGAAGGACGGCCACGCTGACGTGGCTGAGGACCTGGAGCAGTTCGTGGCCAGAGTGCTGCAGGCGGCGAGCCAGGACCTAGACTGGGAGGTGCGGGCCCAGGGCCTCGAGCTGGCGCTGGTGTTCCTGGAGCAGTTGCTGGGCCAGCCTGGCTCCCGCTGTCCCTATGCTGTGGCCCTGCCCGAGGCAGCCCCGCCTGCCACGCTGGCCCAGGTCCTGCAGGCGCTCTGCCGGGTACAGCTCTTTGAGTTTGCCCTCCGTGCGTTATTTGACTGTGACCGACCTGTGGCCCAGAAGTCCTGTGACCTCCTCCTTTTCCTGAAGGCCAAGGCCACTCCCTGTGGTGGCCCACAGGAGGCGGGGGCCAGCCCCGACGTGGTCTCTGTGGAGGCTGCCCTGCAGAGGTGGCAGGCAGGCGAGCAGGGTCAGCCCCTGGGGGAGCTGGAGCCTGAGGCTGTCATGGCCGTGCTGAGGTCCATGGACCTGGAGGGCCTTCGGGGTATGCTGGCCAAAAGCAGTGACCACATGGAGAAGAGCCCTCAGTCGCTCCTGCAGGACATGCTGGCCACCGTGGGTGTCCTGGGGGAGAATGAGGCCGACTGTTACTGA
- the BRAT1 gene encoding BRCA1-associated ATM activator 1 isoform X9 produces MLFGESGPLGGAAWTAPTVRSGWLQGLRSLAQHPGALRFLADCGAVDTIFSLQGDSSLFVASAAGQLLVHILALAMRGPAEGHPSPQGCDWPACAQKIVCHVEDSLRSTATLQVTQALNVLTTTFGHCHSPWTQGLWVRLSPLVACLLEKDPIPASHSLVDLLLSVARSPVGSSDCGLWETLAQTLSHLSPTQAGPLALGILKLQDCPQALKTQAFGVLLQPLACVLKAAAQAPGPPGFPEGATGDSITVDTFLSSKSACVGLLCQALAHLELLQLLPQRPSPWPQAPLLRAAVAILRFCHGSAAPTSDVGGHLCAVLAGCVRVQRAALDFLGTLSQGTGPQELVTQVFAVLLEYLTSPDSSPMVLKKAFQATLRWLLGSPKAPSCCDLDPHTQLFLGELLPVLRKRLCSPCWEARDSGLEFLTQVTRHWGGQAAFRHALLASEVPELTGQLLRDPESYVRASAVTATGQLSSWGLYATPTGPEHPEVQQESLFTELLHILSTDSEGFPRRAVMHVFTQWLKDGHADVAEDLEQFVARVLQAASQDLDWEVRAQGLELALVFLEQLLGQPGSRCPYAVALPEAAPPATLAQVLQALCRVQLFEFALRALFDCDRPVAQKSCDLLLFLKAKATPCGGPQEAGASPDVVSVEAALQRWQAGEQGQPLGELEPEAVMAVLRSMDLEGLRGMLAKSSDHMEKSPQSLLQDMLATVGVLGENEADCY; encoded by the exons gtgctGTTGACACCATCTTCTCCCTGCAGGGAGATtccagcctgtttgtggcctCAGCAGCTGGACAGCTCCTGGTGCACATCCTCGCCTTGGCGATGCGAGGCCCAGCTGAGGGACATCCCAGCCCCCAGGGGTGTGACTGGCCAGCGTGTGCCCAGAAGATTGTGTGTCACGTCGAAGACTCCCTGCGCTCCACAGCCACCCTGCAGGTCACGCAGGCCCTGAACGTCCTGACAACCACGTTTGGGCACTGCCACAGCCCATGGACACAGGGCCTCTGGGTGCGGCTGAGCCCCCTCGTGGCCTGTCTGCTCGAGAAAGACCCCATCCCAGCCTCACACTCGCTTGTGGATCTCCTCCTCAGCGTGGCCCG TTCTCCTGTCGGGAGTTCTGACTGTGGCCTGTGGGAGACTTTGGCACAGACTCTGAGCCATTTGAGCCCCACACAAGCAGGGCCTCTGGCTTTGGGGATCCTGAAACTGCAGGACTG TCCACAGGCACTGAAGACCCAGGCCTTTGgtgtcctcctccagcccctggcctgtGTCCTGAAAGCTGCTGCTCAGGCCCCTGGACCTCCAG GTTTTCCAGAAGGGGCCACAGGCGACTCGATAACAGTGGACACGTTTCTCTCCTCCAAGTCGGCTTGTGTGGGTctcctgtgccaggccctggcccACCTGGAGCTGCTGCAACTGCTG ccccagcgcCCCTCGCCCTGGCCCCAGGCGCCCCTGCTTCGGGCTGCAGTGGCAATACTGCGCTTCTGCCATGGCTCAGCAGCCCCCACCAGTGACGTGGGGGGCCACCTGTGTGCGGTCCTGGCAGGCTGTGTCCGGGTCCAGCGAGCGGCCCTGGATTTCCTGGGGACGCTGTCTCAGGGGACGG GCCCCCAAGAGCTGGTGACGCAGGTGTTTGCCGTCCTCCTGGAGTACCTCACAAGCCCTGACTCCAGCCCCATG GTTCTGAAGAAGGCCTTCCAGGCCACACTCAGGTGGCTCCTGGGCTCCCCCAAGGCCCCCAGCTGCTGCGACCTGGACCCCCACACCCAGCTGTTCCTCGGAG AGCTGCTCCCTGTGCTGCGGAAACGGCTGTGCAGCCCCTGCTGGGAGGCCAGGGACTCGGGCCTCGAGTTCCTGACCCAAGTGACCAGACACTGGGGAG GGCAGGCCGCCTTCAGACATGCTCTCCTTGCTTCAGAGGTGCCTGAGCTCACCGGGCAGCTCCTGCGAGACCCTGAGAGTTACGTCCGCGCAAGTGCAGTGACTGCCACAGGGCAGCTGTCCAGCTGGGGGCTGTACGCCACCCCCACCGGCCCAGAGCACCCAGAGGTCCAGCAG GAGAGCCTGTTCACGGAGCTTCTGCACATCCTCTCCACGGACTCAGAGGGCTTCCCCCGCAGGGCTGTCATGCACGTCTTCACCCAGTGGCTGAAGGACGGCCACGCTGACGTGGCTGAGGACCTGGAGCAGTTCGTGGCCAGAGTGCTGCAGGCGGCGAGCCAGGACCTAGACTGGGAGGTGCGGGCCCAGGGCCTCGAGCTGGCGCTGGTGTTCCTGGAGCAGTTGCTGGGCCAGCCTGGCTCCCGCTGTCCCTATGCTGTGGCCCTGCCCGAGGCAGCCCCGCCTGCCACGCTGGCCCAGGTCCTGCAGGCGCTCTGCCGGGTACAGCTCTTTGAGTTTGCCCTCCGTGCGTTATTTGACTGTGACCGACCTGTGGCCCAGAAGTCCTGTGACCTCCTCCTTTTCCTGAAGGCCAAGGCCACTCCCTGTGGTGGCCCACAGGAGGCGGGGGCCAGCCCCGACGTGGTCTCTGTGGAGGCTGCCCTGCAGAGGTGGCAGGCAGGCGAGCAGGGTCAGCCCCTGGGGGAGCTGGAGCCTGAGGCTGTCATGGCCGTGCTGAGGTCCATGGACCTGGAGGGCCTTCGGGGTATGCTGGCCAAAAGCAGTGACCACATGGAGAAGAGCCCTCAGTCGCTCCTGCAGGACATGCTGGCCACCGTGGGTGTCCTGGGGGAGAATGAGGCCGACTGTTACTGA
- the AMZ1 gene encoding LOW QUALITY PROTEIN: archaemetzincin-1 (The sequence of the model RefSeq protein was modified relative to this genomic sequence to represent the inferred CDS: deleted 1 base in 1 codon): MLQCRPAEEFSFGPRALKDALVSTDPALQQLYASAFSPAERLFLAEAYNPRRTLFRTLLIRSAFDWLLSRPEAPEDFEAFHAALPPRKQGPTQKHIYLQPIDLSEGPVGSALLDHLRSCTEAFFLGLQVRCLPSVAAASIHCLSRPSRDSDRLQLHTDGILSFLKSSKPGDALCVLGLTLSDLYPQEAWTFTFGKFLPGHEVGICSFARFLGELLQLEPSAPDPDPVDVAADGPEAPLQDRGRTMCFSALGMVQCCKATCHGLCHLLGLGSCRWLRCLMQGALSLDEALRRPLDLCPICLRKLQHVLGFKLLDRYKRLYVWTQVAAGTRPGLEAGDPSVSEDTPPCSADSGLCCESDSEPGTSLSEPLSPDAWSHAFPAGPELEPEDGLGSLAATEGPVTALAEHGRWLAACVQALERDVTEDELAQLDRAVDGLARWEMFTGRLPAPRQGLPCSRDSAGLRRVLGDKFSSLRRKLSARKLSRAESSPRRWKAEDN, translated from the exons ATGCTGCAGTGCCGGCCGGCCGAGGAGTTCAGCTTCGGGCCCCGGGCCCTGAAGGATGCCCTGGTGTCCACCGACCCGGCGCTGCAGCAGCTCTACGCGTCCGCCTTCTCCCCGGCCGAGAGGCTCTTCCTGGCCGAGGCCTACAACCCCCGCAGGACGCTTTTCCGCACGCTGCTCATCCGCTCGGCCTTCGACTGGCTCCTCAGCCGCCCCGAGGCCCCCGAGGACTTCGAGGCCTTCCACGCCGCCCTGCCACCCCGGAAGCAGGGCCCGACGCAGAAGCACATTTACCTGCAGCCCATAG ATCTGAGTGAGGGGCCGGTGGGCAGCGCCCTCCTGGACCACCTGCGGAGCTGCACCGAGGCCTTCTTCCTGGGCCTGCAGGTCAGGTGTCTGCCCTCGGTGGCAGCTGCGTCCATCCACTGCTTGTCGCGCCCCAGTCGGGACTCCGACAGGCTCCAACTGCACACAG ACGGCATCCTGTCTTTCCTGAAGAGCAGCAAGCCAGGGGACGCTCTGTGCGTGCTGGGCCTCACACTGTCCGACCTGTACCCGCAGGAGGCCTGGACCTTCACCTTCGGCAAGTTCCTTCCCGGGCACG AAGTGGGCATCTGCAGCTTTGCCCGGTTCTTGGGGGAACTCCTGCAGCTGGAGCCCAGCGCCCCTGACCCGGACCCGGTGGACGTGGCAGCAGATGGCCCGGAGGCGCCCCTGCAGGACAGAGGCCGCACCATGTGCTTCAGCGCCCTGGGGATGGTCCAGTGCTGCAAG GCCACCTGCCATGggctctgccacctcctgggCCTGGGGAGCTGCCGCTGGCTCCGCTGCCTCATGCAGGGGGCCCTCAGCCTGGACGAGGCGCTGAGGCGGCCCCTGGACCTCTGCCCCATCTGCCTGCGGAAGCTGCAGCATGTCCTGGGCTTCAAGCTCCTGGACAGGTATAAG AGGCTGTACGTGTGGACTCAAGTGGCAGCGGGGACAAGGcctggcctggaggcaggggaTCCGTCTGTGTCTGAGGACACCCCT CCCTGCAGCGCGGACTCGGGCCTGTGCTGTGAGAGCGACTCGGAGCCGGGCACCAGCCTGTCAGAGCCCCTCTCCCCGGACGCCTGGAGCCATGCCTTCCCTGCTGGCCCTGAGCTGGAGCCCGAGGATGGGCTGGGCTCCCTGGCAGCCACCGAGGGGCCGGTGACGGCCCTGGCGGAGCACGGGCGGTGGCTGGCGGCCTGCGTCCAGGCCCTGGAGAGAGATGTGACCGAGGATGAGCTGGCACAGCTGGACAGGGCGGTGGATGGCCTGGCCCGCTGGGAGATGTTCACCGGGCGGCTCCcggcccccaggcagggcctgcCCTGCAGCAGAGACAGTGCGGGGCTGCGCAGAGTCCTGGGGGACAAGTTCTCCTCCCTCAGGAGGAAGCTGAGTGCTCGCAAGCTGTCCCGGGCCGAGTCCTCCCCCCGGCGCTGGAAGGCCGAGGACAATTAG